Proteins encoded in a region of the Isoalcanivorax pacificus W11-5 genome:
- the carA gene encoding glutamine-hydrolyzing carbamoyl-phosphate synthase small subunit yields the protein MTVPAILALEDGSIFRGVSIGASGKTVGEVVFNTALTGYQEILTDPSYAQQIVTLTYPHIGNTGTNAEDEESWKVWAAGLVIRDLAQTVSSWRAEQSLPEYLRANNIVAIADIDTRRLTRILREKGAQNGCILAGDNISEDDALAAARAFPGLKGMDLAKEVSVKETYTWTEGVWQLGAGHNEQAEARFHVVAYDFGAKRNILRMLAERGCKLTVVPAQTPASEVLAMKPDGVFLSNGPGDPEPCDYAIEAIREIVDTGLPVFGICLGHQLLALASGAKTRKMKFGHHGANHPVKDLDNNTVMITSQNHGFEVDADTLPATLRSTHVSLFDGTQQGIHRTDKPAFSFQGHPEASPGPHDAASLFDHFIELMAAQRA from the coding sequence TTGACGGTACCGGCCATACTGGCGCTGGAAGACGGCAGCATCTTCCGGGGCGTCTCAATCGGCGCGTCCGGCAAGACCGTTGGCGAGGTGGTGTTTAATACGGCGCTCACCGGCTATCAGGAGATCCTGACCGATCCTTCCTACGCCCAGCAGATTGTCACCCTGACCTATCCGCATATCGGCAACACCGGCACCAATGCGGAAGACGAGGAATCCTGGAAAGTCTGGGCCGCGGGCCTGGTGATCCGCGACCTGGCGCAGACTGTCAGCAGCTGGCGCGCCGAGCAGAGTCTGCCGGAGTACCTGCGTGCCAACAACATCGTCGCCATCGCCGACATCGATACCCGCCGCCTGACCCGCATTCTGCGCGAAAAAGGCGCCCAGAACGGCTGCATCCTGGCCGGCGACAACATTTCCGAGGACGACGCGCTGGCCGCTGCCCGCGCTTTTCCGGGCCTCAAGGGCATGGACCTGGCGAAAGAAGTCAGCGTCAAGGAAACCTACACCTGGACCGAAGGCGTCTGGCAACTGGGCGCGGGCCACAACGAGCAGGCCGAGGCCCGCTTCCACGTCGTCGCCTACGATTTTGGTGCCAAGCGCAACATCCTGCGCATGCTGGCCGAGCGCGGCTGCAAGCTCACCGTGGTGCCGGCGCAGACCCCGGCCAGCGAGGTGCTGGCGATGAAACCGGACGGCGTGTTCCTGTCCAACGGCCCGGGTGACCCGGAGCCCTGCGACTACGCCATCGAGGCGATCCGCGAGATCGTCGACACCGGCCTGCCGGTGTTCGGCATCTGCCTGGGCCATCAGTTGCTGGCCCTGGCCAGCGGCGCCAAGACCCGCAAGATGAAATTCGGCCACCACGGTGCCAACCACCCGGTCAAGGATCTGGACAACAACACGGTGATGATCACCAGCCAGAACCACGGCTTCGAAGTGGACGCCGACACCTTGCCGGCGACCCTGCGTTCCACCCACGTGTCGCTGTTCGACGGCACGCAGCAGGGCATCCACCGCACCGACAAGCCGGCCTTCAGCTTCCAGGGGCACCCGGAGGCAAGCCCCGGCCCGCACGACGCCGCGTCACTGTTTGATCATTTCATCGAACTGATGGCGGCGCAGCGCGCCTGA
- the dapB gene encoding 4-hydroxy-tetrahydrodipicolinate reductase — protein MKVGIIGAAGRMGRTLIEAVQAFDGLTLGAAVDVPGSSLIGADAGELVGQGKLGVALVDNINAVLNDADVFIDFTIPEATMANIRACRAAGRRLVIGTTGLSDDQKAELHAAGGDIAICFAANYSVGVTLCLKLLDTAAKVLGDEVDIEVIEAHHRHKIDAPSGTALAMGEVVASALGRDLKTCAVYGREGRTGARERQTIGFETIRAGDIVGEHTVMFAADGERVEITHKATSRMNFARGAVRAAAWLAGQDRGVFDMQDVLGLRD, from the coding sequence ATGAAAGTAGGCATTATCGGCGCCGCCGGGCGCATGGGACGCACCCTGATCGAAGCCGTGCAGGCGTTTGACGGCCTGACCCTGGGTGCCGCCGTGGACGTGCCCGGCAGCTCCCTGATCGGGGCCGATGCCGGCGAGCTGGTGGGGCAGGGCAAGCTGGGTGTGGCGCTGGTGGACAACATCAATGCGGTGCTCAACGACGCCGATGTGTTTATCGACTTCACGATCCCGGAAGCGACCATGGCGAATATCCGCGCCTGCCGGGCGGCCGGCCGCCGGCTGGTGATCGGCACCACCGGCCTGAGCGACGATCAGAAGGCCGAGTTGCACGCCGCCGGCGGCGACATCGCGATCTGCTTCGCCGCCAACTATTCCGTCGGCGTGACCCTGTGCCTGAAGCTGCTGGACACCGCCGCGAAAGTGCTCGGTGACGAAGTGGATATCGAAGTGATCGAGGCCCACCACCGGCACAAGATCGATGCCCCCTCCGGCACCGCCCTGGCGATGGGCGAAGTGGTGGCCAGCGCCCTGGGGCGTGACCTGAAAACCTGCGCCGTCTACGGCCGCGAAGGGCGTACCGGTGCCCGCGAACGGCAGACCATCGGCTTCGAGACCATCCGGGCCGGCGATATCGTTGGCGAGCACACGGTGATGTTCGCCGCTGACGGCGAGCGGGTGGAGATCACCCACAAGGCCACCAGCCGCATGAACTTTGCCCGGGGCGCCGTGCGCGCCGCCGCCTGGCTGGCCGGGCAGGACCGGGGCGTGTTCGACATGCAGGACGTGCTCGGTTTGCGCGACTGA
- the mnhG gene encoding monovalent cation/H(+) antiporter subunit G, with protein MSPMEQVPLWAAIPVSLLLIIGGLLCVTGALGLLRLSNFYQRIHGPALINTLGAGCFLIASMLFFSALKTRPVIHELLITVAVLLTAPATTMMLARAAVSRDRRSNRPGVPPHPGQAEGEVHTGARKE; from the coding sequence ATGAGCCCGATGGAGCAGGTGCCGCTGTGGGCGGCGATTCCCGTCTCGCTGCTGCTGATTATCGGCGGCTTGCTGTGCGTGACCGGCGCGCTGGGGCTGCTGCGGTTATCCAATTTCTATCAGCGCATCCACGGCCCGGCGCTGATCAACACGCTTGGCGCCGGCTGCTTCCTGATCGCCTCAATGCTGTTTTTCAGCGCGCTGAAGACACGCCCGGTGATCCATGAGCTGCTGATCACCGTGGCGGTGCTGCTGACCGCTCCGGCCACCACCATGATGCTGGCCCGTGCGGCAGTCTCCCGTGACCGTCGCAGCAACCGCCCGGGCGTGCCGCCGCACCCCGGCCAGGCCGAAGGCGAAGTGCATACCGGCGCCCGCAAGGAATGA
- a CDS encoding K+/H+ antiporter subunit F — protein sequence MMMTVSIAPVLTFALICISLGMLLALIRLLRGPTAQDRVIALDMIYISAMLLLLVQGMRFGNTLYFDIALLIALLGCVGSIAMAKFLLRGEVIE from the coding sequence ATGATGATGACCGTCTCGATTGCGCCGGTGCTCACCTTCGCGCTGATCTGCATCAGCCTCGGCATGCTGCTGGCGCTGATCCGCCTGCTGCGCGGCCCCACCGCGCAGGACCGCGTGATCGCGCTGGACATGATCTACATTTCCGCCATGTTGCTGCTGCTGGTGCAGGGCATGCGCTTTGGCAACACGCTGTATTTCGACATCGCGCTGCTGATAGCGCTGCTCGGCTGCGTGGGTTCCATCGCTATGGCGAAATTCCTGCTGCGCGGCGAGGTGATTGAATGA
- a CDS encoding Na+/H+ antiporter subunit E gives MKRWLPFPLISAFLLAMWLLLNETVAPGHWLLGVAFAWAVPYFTRQMQPVRALKVRRPLIIAQLFCVVLFDICRSCIAVSLVILGPAKRRQNSGFMTVPLDIQAPHGLAALACILCCTPGTVWVELSADRRQLMLHILDLHDEEWWTHTIKQRYETPLRMIFE, from the coding sequence ATGAAACGTTGGCTGCCTTTCCCGCTGATCTCGGCCTTCCTGCTGGCCATGTGGCTGCTGCTGAACGAGACCGTGGCACCAGGCCACTGGCTGCTGGGTGTCGCGTTCGCCTGGGCGGTGCCGTATTTCACCCGGCAGATGCAACCGGTGCGTGCGCTGAAAGTGCGCCGGCCGTTGATCATCGCGCAACTGTTTTGCGTGGTGCTGTTCGATATCTGCCGTTCCTGCATCGCGGTCAGCCTGGTCATTCTGGGGCCGGCGAAACGTCGCCAGAACTCCGGGTTCATGACGGTGCCACTGGATATTCAGGCGCCGCACGGCCTGGCAGCGCTGGCCTGCATTCTCTGTTGCACGCCGGGCACGGTCTGGGTGGAACTCAGCGCCGACCGGCGCCAGCTGATGCTGCACATTCTTGATCTGCACGATGAAGAATGGTGGACACACACCATCAAACAGCGCTACGAAACACCGCTGAGGATGATATTCGAATGA
- a CDS encoding monovalent cation/H+ antiporter subunit D, which translates to MNLLDHLIIAPILLPLLVGAALVPVDEHRRRLKVTVGLCSTFSLLAIALVLLWQADQVAGAAPSATYLLGNWSLPFGIALAADRLAALMLLLTAVLACATLMFAAARWDRVGVHFHALFQFMLVGVNGAFLTNDLFNLFVFFEVMLAASYGLLLHGSGKQRVRTGLHYVAVNLAASSVFLIGVALIYAAAGSLNMADIALRIPPMSPADTHLLETGAAILAVAFLIKSAIWPLNFWLPGSYAAATPPVAAMFAIMTKVGIYVLLRLWLLLFSDDAGDSAGFGGEWLLYGGLATLAVASLGMLAAQDFKRLAGFSVIASSGTLLAGIAIEGVGATAAALYYMLGSTLALAAFFLLTDLLERIRDFGANLLAVTVEAFEAEGMVLPEQDEVGVAIPAALAFLGMSFVLCTLMLTGMPPLSGFIGKFALMATALAHHDMAQLAQVPVVTWLLLVLLVVSGLAGIITLMRLGIRLFWVPASHKVPRLRLIEAAPIAGLLLCCVLITVQAGPVMGFLQRTAEALHDGTTFAEGVMDSTPVAGEVH; encoded by the coding sequence ATGAACCTGCTCGATCATCTGATCATCGCGCCGATCCTGCTGCCGCTGCTGGTCGGTGCGGCGCTGGTGCCCGTGGACGAGCACCGCCGGCGGTTGAAAGTGACCGTGGGCCTGTGCAGCACCTTCAGTCTGCTGGCCATCGCGCTGGTGTTGCTGTGGCAGGCCGATCAGGTGGCTGGTGCCGCGCCGAGCGCCACCTATCTGCTTGGCAACTGGTCGCTGCCGTTCGGCATTGCACTGGCGGCGGACCGGCTCGCCGCGCTGATGCTGCTGCTCACGGCGGTGCTGGCCTGCGCCACGCTGATGTTCGCCGCGGCCCGCTGGGATCGTGTTGGCGTGCATTTCCATGCGCTGTTCCAGTTCATGCTGGTGGGCGTCAACGGCGCCTTCCTGACCAACGATCTGTTCAACCTGTTCGTGTTTTTCGAAGTGATGCTGGCGGCGTCCTACGGCCTGTTGCTGCACGGTTCCGGCAAGCAGCGCGTGCGGACCGGGCTGCACTATGTGGCGGTCAACCTGGCGGCGTCCTCCGTGTTCCTGATCGGCGTGGCGCTGATCTACGCCGCCGCCGGGTCGCTGAACATGGCCGATATCGCGCTGCGCATTCCGCCCATGTCACCCGCCGACACGCACCTGCTGGAAACCGGCGCCGCCATCCTGGCCGTGGCCTTTCTGATCAAGAGCGCCATCTGGCCGCTGAATTTCTGGCTGCCCGGCAGTTATGCAGCCGCCACGCCACCGGTGGCGGCGATGTTCGCCATCATGACCAAAGTCGGGATTTATGTGCTGCTGCGCCTGTGGCTGCTGCTGTTCTCCGATGACGCCGGTGACTCCGCCGGCTTCGGCGGCGAGTGGCTGCTGTACGGCGGGCTGGCCACGCTGGCGGTGGCCAGCCTGGGCATGCTGGCGGCGCAGGATTTCAAGCGGCTGGCCGGGTTCAGCGTGATTGCGTCATCGGGCACATTGCTGGCCGGTATTGCCATCGAAGGCGTGGGCGCCACTGCTGCAGCCCTCTATTACATGCTCGGTTCCACCCTGGCGCTGGCGGCGTTTTTCCTGCTCACCGACCTGCTGGAACGCATTCGTGATTTCGGTGCCAACCTGCTCGCGGTCACTGTGGAAGCGTTCGAGGCCGAAGGCATGGTGCTGCCCGAGCAGGACGAAGTCGGCGTTGCCATCCCCGCCGCGCTGGCCTTCCTCGGCATGAGTTTTGTGTTGTGTACGCTGATGCTCACCGGCATGCCGCCGTTGTCCGGGTTTATCGGCAAGTTCGCACTGATGGCCACCGCGCTGGCGCATCACGACATGGCGCAACTGGCCCAGGTGCCGGTCGTGACTTGGCTGTTGCTGGTGCTGCTGGTGGTGTCCGGCCTGGCCGGCATCATCACGCTGATGCGGCTTGGTATCCGCCTGTTCTGGGTGCCGGCCAGCCACAAGGTGCCCCGGCTGCGTCTGATCGAAGCGGCGCCGATCGCCGGCCTGTTGCTGTGCTGTGTGCTGATTACCGTCCAGGCCGGGCCGGTGATGGGCTTTTTGCAGCGCACCGCCGAAGCGCTGCACGATGGCACGACCTTCGCCGAAGGCGTCATGGACAGCACGCCAGTGGCCGGGGAGGTGCATTGA
- a CDS encoding Na+/H+ antiporter subunit C — MELILALAIGVLSGAGIWLLLRPRTFQVIMGLSLISYAVNLFIFSMGRLTQNKAPVIIDGELLPLTEYADPLPQALVLTAIVIGFAMTALFLVLLLASRGLTGTDHVDGKEDGSA, encoded by the coding sequence ATGGAACTGATTCTTGCCCTGGCCATCGGCGTGTTGTCCGGCGCCGGCATCTGGCTGCTGCTGCGCCCACGGACCTTCCAGGTGATCATGGGGCTGTCGCTGATTTCCTACGCGGTGAACCTGTTTATTTTTTCGATGGGCCGGCTGACGCAAAACAAGGCGCCGGTGATCATCGACGGCGAACTGCTGCCACTGACCGAATACGCTGACCCGCTGCCGCAGGCGCTGGTGCTGACCGCCATCGTTATCGGCTTTGCCATGACGGCCCTGTTCCTGGTGTTGCTGCTCGCCTCGCGCGGCCTCACCGGCACTGACCATGTGGACGGCAAGGAGGACGGCAGCGCATGA
- a CDS encoding monovalent cation/H+ antiporter subunit A, which translates to MSSLVLIVLLPFLGSCLAALLPANARNWEAWLAGSVTLGCALLALLQYGAVAGGDVLRTTIPWLPQYGLNLIFRMDGFAWLFTLLVSVIGFLVVLYARYYMSPEDPVPRFFSFLLAFMGAMLGVVLSGNLIQLVLFWELTSLTSFMLIGYWHHRADARRGARMAFTVTATGGLALFAGMVILGQIVGSYDLDDVLAAGDLVRAHDGYLWVLGLVALGALTKSAQFPFHFWLPRAMAAPTPVSAFLHSATMVKAGVFLLIRFWPVLAGTEAWSLIIGGAGLATLVIGAFLAIFQHDLKGLLAYSTISHLGLITLLLGIGTPLAAVAAIFHTLNHATFKASLFMAAGIIDHETGTRDLRRLGGLRHLMPITTTLAMVAAAAMAGVPLLNGFLSKEMFFAETIDISGSMNWGLPLAATLAGLFSVTYSLRFIHEVFFGPPAKDLPRVPHEPPYWMRFPIEALVLACLVVGVVPGLTIGPFLHLAVVSVLGVATPEYSLSVWHGFNLPLLMSVAALGGGVLLYLILEKFLPVRSLDKVPLLHRFDGQREFERVLMAATGFAGRLQYRLTSQRLQPQLMWLVVVTLIAGLLPSLRGVTDLRELPMALDPAFAMMWLIGGICAVAAAYQAKYHRLAALALVGGTGLVVCLTFAWFSAPDLALTQLAVEVVTTVLILLGLRWLPRRLEPKELGIQASLRDRVRRSRDFLIATLGGGGMALLAYLVLTRDQSESIADFFLEKALPEGGGTNVVNVILVDFRGFDTFGEIAVLGIVALTVYALLRRFRPAQESIHLSQQQDDPEGYTPSKDAEDGSLLVPGIFMRALMPVLMVVAIYLFMRGHNMPGGGFVAGLVMSVAIIMQYMVGGTEWVEEKLPIRPHVWIGSGLLLALFTGLGSWVFGYPFLTTHSPHPVLPLVGEVPLPSAFLFDLGVFSLVVGATVLVLIALGHQSVRSHRSSAKAGDTPTENRRRGAIRWN; encoded by the coding sequence ATGTCGTCGCTGGTCCTGATCGTGTTACTGCCGTTCCTGGGAAGCTGCCTTGCGGCGCTGCTGCCCGCGAACGCGCGTAACTGGGAAGCCTGGCTGGCCGGCAGCGTGACACTCGGGTGCGCGCTGCTGGCGCTGCTGCAATATGGCGCGGTGGCCGGCGGCGACGTGCTGCGGACCACGATCCCCTGGTTGCCGCAATACGGCCTGAACCTGATTTTCCGCATGGACGGCTTTGCCTGGCTGTTCACACTGCTGGTGTCGGTGATCGGTTTTCTGGTCGTGCTCTATGCGCGCTACTACATGTCACCGGAAGACCCGGTGCCGCGCTTCTTTTCCTTCCTGCTTGCGTTCATGGGCGCCATGCTCGGCGTGGTGCTCTCCGGCAACCTGATCCAGCTGGTGCTGTTCTGGGAGCTGACCAGCCTCACCTCCTTCATGCTGATCGGCTACTGGCACCACCGCGCCGATGCCCGCCGTGGCGCGCGCATGGCCTTTACCGTCACGGCCACCGGCGGGCTGGCGCTGTTCGCCGGCATGGTGATTCTCGGGCAGATCGTCGGCAGCTATGACCTCGATGACGTGCTGGCAGCCGGTGATCTGGTGCGTGCCCATGACGGTTACCTCTGGGTGCTGGGCCTGGTGGCGCTCGGTGCGCTGACCAAGAGCGCGCAGTTCCCGTTCCACTTCTGGTTGCCGCGCGCCATGGCGGCGCCGACGCCGGTGTCCGCGTTCCTGCATTCGGCCACCATGGTGAAAGCAGGCGTGTTCTTGTTGATCCGCTTCTGGCCGGTGCTGGCCGGCACCGAAGCCTGGTCACTGATCATCGGAGGCGCCGGGCTTGCGACCCTGGTGATCGGCGCCTTCCTCGCCATCTTCCAGCATGACCTGAAAGGCCTGCTGGCGTACTCCACCATCAGTCACCTCGGGCTGATAACCCTGCTGCTGGGTATTGGCACACCGCTGGCCGCAGTGGCCGCGATTTTCCACACCCTCAACCACGCCACCTTCAAAGCCTCCCTGTTCATGGCGGCCGGGATCATCGATCACGAAACCGGCACCCGCGACCTGCGCCGGCTGGGTGGCCTGCGCCACCTGATGCCGATCACCACCACGCTGGCGATGGTGGCCGCTGCCGCCATGGCCGGTGTGCCGCTGCTGAATGGTTTCCTGTCGAAAGAAATGTTCTTCGCCGAAACCATCGACATCAGTGGCAGCATGAACTGGGGCCTGCCGTTGGCGGCGACTCTGGCTGGCCTGTTCAGCGTGACCTACTCACTGCGTTTCATCCACGAAGTGTTCTTCGGCCCGCCGGCAAAAGACCTGCCGCGCGTACCGCACGAGCCGCCGTACTGGATGCGCTTCCCGATCGAAGCCCTGGTGCTGGCCTGCCTGGTCGTGGGTGTGGTGCCGGGGCTGACCATCGGCCCGTTTCTGCACCTGGCGGTTGTCTCGGTGCTGGGCGTCGCCACGCCGGAATACAGTCTTTCTGTCTGGCACGGCTTCAACCTGCCGCTGCTGATGAGCGTTGCCGCGCTGGGCGGTGGCGTGCTGCTGTACCTGATCCTGGAAAAATTCCTGCCGGTGCGTTCGCTGGACAAAGTGCCGCTGTTGCACCGCTTCGATGGCCAGCGCGAATTCGAGCGCGTGTTGATGGCGGCCACCGGCTTTGCCGGCCGCCTGCAGTACCGCCTCACCAGTCAGCGCCTGCAACCGCAATTGATGTGGTTGGTAGTGGTGACGCTGATCGCCGGGCTGCTGCCGTCGTTGCGGGGCGTGACGGACCTGCGCGAACTGCCGATGGCGCTCGACCCGGCGTTTGCCATGATGTGGCTGATCGGCGGCATCTGTGCTGTTGCGGCGGCGTATCAGGCGAAATATCACCGGCTCGCCGCGCTGGCGCTGGTCGGCGGCACCGGGCTGGTGGTGTGTCTGACCTTCGCGTGGTTTTCCGCGCCGGACCTGGCGCTGACCCAGCTGGCGGTGGAGGTGGTCACCACCGTGCTGATCCTGCTCGGCCTGCGCTGGCTGCCGCGTCGTCTGGAACCGAAAGAACTGGGCATTCAGGCGTCACTGCGTGACCGCGTGCGGCGCAGCCGCGATTTCCTGATCGCCACGCTCGGCGGTGGCGGCATGGCGCTGCTGGCGTACCTGGTGCTGACCCGCGACCAGAGCGAAAGCATTGCCGATTTCTTTCTCGAAAAAGCCTTGCCCGAAGGCGGCGGCACCAATGTGGTGAACGTCATCCTGGTGGACTTTCGCGGTTTCGATACCTTCGGTGAAATCGCCGTGCTGGGTATCGTCGCGCTGACGGTTTACGCATTGCTGCGTCGCTTCCGCCCCGCGCAGGAAAGCATTCACCTGTCACAACAGCAGGACGACCCGGAAGGCTATACGCCGTCGAAAGACGCCGAAGACGGCAGTTTGCTGGTGCCGGGTATTTTCATGCGCGCGCTGATGCCGGTCTTGATGGTGGTCGCCATCTATCTGTTCATGCGCGGCCACAACATGCCGGGTGGCGGCTTCGTCGCCGGGTTGGTGATGTCGGTGGCGATCATCATGCAATACATGGTGGGCGGCACCGAATGGGTGGAAGAAAAGCTGCCCATTCGGCCGCACGTCTGGATCGGCAGCGGCCTGTTGCTGGCACTGTTCACGGGCCTGGGCAGCTGGGTATTCGGTTATCCGTTCCTGACTACCCATTCACCGCATCCGGTGCTGCCGCTGGTTGGCGAAGTGCCGCTGCCAAGTGCCTTCCTGTTTGATCTCGGCGTGTTCTCGCTGGTGGTGGGCGCCACCGTGCTGGTGCTGATTGCGCTGGGTCACCAGTCGGTGCGCAGTCACCGCAGTTCCGCCAAGGCCGGCGACACACCCACCGAAAACCGCCGACGGGGAGCGATACGATGGAACTGA
- the dnaJ gene encoding molecular chaperone DnaJ, which translates to MSKRDYYEVLGIERGADAQDIKKAYRRLAMKYHPDRNPGDTVAEDKFKEAKEAYEVLSDDEKRAAYDQFGHAGVNNQGGFGGGAGAAGAGFSDIFGDIFGDIFGGSGGGRRRGPARGADLRYTLELTLEQAVRGTEEKIRVPTWATCEVCDGSGAKNGEAPVTCSTCGGMGQVRMQQGFFTVQQTCPTCGGNGKVIKNPCNNCHGQGRVQSTKTLSVKIPAGVDTGDRIRLAGEGEAGANGAPPGDLYVQVSVREHDIFKRDGSDLYCEVPVSFVDAALGGELEVPTLGGKVKLKVPAETQTGKLFRLRGKGVTSVRGGPPGDLLCRVVLETPVSLTSEQKDLLRQFQGSLDKGGKRHNPRNTSWFEGVKRFFDGL; encoded by the coding sequence ATGTCAAAGCGGGATTACTACGAAGTGCTGGGTATCGAGCGGGGAGCCGATGCCCAGGACATCAAGAAAGCCTATCGCCGCCTGGCCATGAAATATCACCCGGACCGTAACCCGGGCGATACCGTGGCCGAGGACAAATTCAAAGAGGCAAAAGAAGCCTACGAGGTGCTGTCCGACGACGAGAAGCGCGCTGCCTACGACCAGTTCGGCCACGCCGGCGTCAATAACCAGGGCGGTTTCGGCGGCGGTGCCGGCGCGGCCGGGGCCGGTTTCTCGGATATTTTCGGCGACATCTTCGGCGATATTTTTGGCGGCAGCGGTGGCGGCCGTCGTCGCGGCCCGGCGCGCGGTGCAGACCTGCGCTACACGCTGGAGCTGACCTTGGAACAGGCGGTGCGCGGCACCGAGGAAAAAATCCGCGTGCCGACCTGGGCCACCTGTGAAGTGTGTGACGGCAGTGGCGCCAAAAACGGCGAAGCGCCGGTGACCTGCTCCACCTGTGGTGGCATGGGCCAGGTGCGCATGCAGCAGGGTTTCTTCACCGTGCAGCAGACCTGCCCCACCTGTGGTGGCAACGGCAAGGTGATCAAGAACCCGTGCAACAATTGCCATGGCCAGGGCCGTGTGCAGTCCACCAAGACGCTGTCGGTGAAAATTCCGGCGGGTGTCGATACCGGTGACCGCATCCGTCTGGCCGGCGAAGGCGAGGCGGGCGCCAACGGTGCGCCGCCGGGCGACCTGTACGTGCAGGTGAGCGTGCGCGAGCACGATATCTTCAAGCGTGACGGCAGCGATCTCTACTGCGAAGTGCCGGTGTCGTTTGTCGATGCAGCGCTGGGTGGCGAACTGGAAGTCCCGACCCTGGGCGGCAAGGTGAAACTGAAAGTCCCTGCCGAGACCCAGACCGGCAAGCTGTTCCGCCTGCGTGGCAAGGGTGTCACCTCCGTGCGTGGCGGCCCGCCGGGCGACCTGCTGTGCCGCGTGGTGCTGGAAACCCCGGTCAGTCTGACCAGCGAACAGAAGGACCTGCTGCGCCAGTTCCAGGGCTCGCTGGACAAAGGCGGCAAGCGCCACAATCCGCGTAACACGTCCTGGTTCGAAGGCGTGAAGCGCTTCTTCGACGGGTTGTAA